A window from Fibrobacter sp. UWB11 encodes these proteins:
- the coaE gene encoding dephospho-CoA kinase (Dephospho-CoA kinase (CoaE) performs the final step in coenzyme A biosynthesis.) has protein sequence MLKIGITGSIGAGKSFVGNLLRARNFLVLDADRKVHELYRDCAELRAEMAAFFGEACLTPTGVNSALIADRIFADASAREKLEQIVYPYLTRSVAEFFAGDAVGVSNENAADKCRFVEAALFSRAPSLVEMLDEIWIVDAPESVRLQRLVARGLSENDATRRIENQRGACAPELFPGKRIRAITNDGDRLRVESQLDKLMEVL, from the coding sequence ATGCTAAAGATTGGAATTACGGGTTCTATTGGTGCGGGCAAATCCTTTGTAGGGAATTTGCTACGTGCTCGTAATTTTCTGGTGCTTGATGCCGACCGCAAGGTTCATGAACTTTATAGGGATTGTGCGGAACTCCGTGCAGAAATGGCAGCGTTCTTTGGCGAAGCATGTTTAACGCCGACAGGTGTGAATAGTGCGCTGATTGCGGATCGCATTTTTGCGGATGCGTCTGCTCGCGAAAAATTAGAACAGATAGTTTATCCGTATTTGACTCGCTCGGTTGCAGAATTTTTCGCAGGGGATGCTGTGGGCGTTTCTAATGAGAATGCTGCGGACAAGTGCCGTTTTGTAGAGGCTGCGCTTTTTTCACGCGCTCCATCGCTTGTTGAAATGCTGGATGAAATCTGGATTGTCGATGCACCCGAAAGCGTTCGATTGCAACGCCTTGTCGCTCGTGGACTTAGCGAGAATGATGCTACTCGACGTATTGAAAATCAGCGTGGCGCCTGCGCACCGGAACTGTTCCCAGGCAAGCGGATTCGTGCAATTACGAACGATGGGGACCGTTTGCGCGTGGAATCGCAACTGGATAAGTTGATGGAGGTTTTATAA
- a CDS encoding DUF3392 family protein, producing the protein MMPYIHQFASFLRVHLTSISVGLVATLLILYGSYINDYFKRITKSLPFVVRFALFVVLCSVGYAFASSQLVRLLRLGLRQLSDFPLICVVIGSFVLLAFLAKREKDI; encoded by the coding sequence ATGATGCCTTATATTCACCAATTTGCAAGTTTTTTGCGTGTCCACCTGACCTCTATTTCTGTGGGGTTGGTGGCAACGCTTCTTATTCTTTACGGCTCTTACATTAACGATTATTTCAAACGGATTACAAAAAGCTTACCTTTTGTAGTTCGCTTTGCGTTATTTGTTGTTCTTTGCAGCGTGGGTTACGCTTTTGCGAGTTCGCAACTGGTTCGGCTTTTAAGGCTTGGCTTGCGCCAACTTTCGGATTTTCCGCTGATTTGCGTTGTTATCGGCAGTTTTGTGCTCTTGGCGTTCCTTGCAAAAAGAGAAAAAGATATTTAG
- a CDS encoding glycoside hydrolase family 44 protein — protein sequence MKFKKFLCSTAFAISATSALAAQNVIEIDDTHPGIVINKQNMMGADLAIWNPPSRYYDMTPALVDGGYTIFRFPNGSLSNDYHWNGAGKYDSTGLWTPSEESWAPGFLGETIYRGTTKDNYGFIRRSHLADNNMETMWWGEILDPKDPPWIVIEFPEKKDLDSIVIDWGNLRPKSFDFSYWTEDYADYPGVHQHAENKLKRWGTVKVTGNQTKYKFPTTRARYVAVKFKTTDLPSKGVQIREMKLYSGSDDLLAGNDYKFFAMSTRNGDKPRTDWTNIKWHFEEFMTYINQLPKLVNGQKAQAVICVNAGTGTSKEAAAWVKYANKVKKYNIKQWQIGNELDGEWEESGPLSARQYAARFIEYARAMKAVDPSIILHGPLFSTHKMLQKGAGLNDGKYWMAEFLRIVGDAEKADGKRYLDVVDLHTYPYWAPENLNAKDMLKASLDVAWNADTLNAWMNRYLEGKRRVFLSEFSTSVQGSQIWMDYPQAAGIANIFAQYAVRFGDRFQALPWDAFGNVFEGPDHTWGTISMTALLKEGSWNRWASLEPTAEYFGVYMAFKRFLENGYAVVPVKSTTADVVPYAICKGNNCNTLLINLTDSKQVVQINRKSDKKKTNGVRTEIDVFGEDQFKWIGDQRNAYPYPKMGPSGRRLEGKNTDIEIPPFGTVVVRMNPPAQANNAPEVLAIALEKKVMTAGDTLDLFVTAVQDGGELAGADIQIDKWEKKPLTIHATPDDGKWNSSIESFHVKIPVTDKVIKEAQELKITLIGKNKKKATFKVPFRVRGAYRTTSVMQNFDNGLDNVSWFPVVNGDNATSMDAKIINGNPPLGGYIRHDFIVEQPPELGWPNYSGAYYAIPEEVKKSVGIVFDYATTHNNPQGYIELQIMSSQVEDYDEFMIRLKNTHGNWTRDTLIWENMQQEGWGKTIPQLDPTKIKNFAFRARHSGKGFISLDNIYLLGEDGKEVPMPRGLRRLR from the coding sequence ATGAAATTCAAAAAATTTTTGTGCAGCACGGCATTCGCGATTTCAGCGACTTCTGCGCTTGCTGCTCAAAACGTCATCGAAATTGACGACACCCATCCCGGTATCGTCATAAACAAGCAGAACATGATGGGCGCAGATCTTGCCATCTGGAACCCGCCCTCCCGCTATTACGACATGACCCCAGCCCTCGTCGATGGCGGCTACACGATTTTCCGTTTCCCGAACGGGAGCTTGAGCAATGACTACCATTGGAACGGTGCCGGCAAATACGACAGCACTGGTCTTTGGACGCCAAGCGAAGAAAGCTGGGCTCCGGGATTTTTAGGAGAAACAATTTACCGTGGCACTACCAAGGACAACTACGGATTCATTCGTCGCAGCCACCTTGCCGACAACAACATGGAAACCATGTGGTGGGGAGAAATCCTCGACCCGAAAGATCCGCCTTGGATTGTCATCGAGTTCCCTGAAAAGAAAGACCTCGATTCCATCGTCATCGACTGGGGCAATCTCCGCCCGAAATCTTTTGATTTCTCGTACTGGACCGAAGACTATGCCGATTATCCGGGCGTTCATCAGCATGCAGAAAACAAGTTGAAGAGATGGGGCACCGTCAAGGTTACGGGTAACCAAACCAAGTACAAATTTCCAACAACGCGAGCACGTTACGTTGCCGTAAAGTTCAAGACAACCGACTTGCCGTCTAAGGGCGTGCAAATTCGTGAAATGAAGCTCTACAGCGGTTCTGACGATTTACTCGCCGGGAATGATTACAAGTTCTTTGCCATGTCCACCCGCAACGGCGATAAGCCGCGCACCGACTGGACTAATATCAAGTGGCATTTCGAAGAATTCATGACCTACATCAACCAGCTTCCGAAATTGGTGAACGGTCAAAAAGCACAAGCTGTGATTTGCGTTAACGCAGGCACAGGCACGTCCAAAGAAGCAGCCGCTTGGGTCAAGTACGCAAATAAAGTCAAAAAATACAACATCAAGCAATGGCAAATCGGTAACGAACTTGACGGCGAATGGGAAGAATCCGGTCCACTTTCGGCAAGGCAATATGCAGCCCGCTTTATCGAATACGCTCGTGCCATGAAGGCTGTTGATCCAAGTATCATCTTGCATGGTCCGCTATTCAGCACACATAAAATGTTACAGAAAGGCGCAGGCCTCAACGATGGCAAATACTGGATGGCGGAATTCTTACGCATCGTTGGCGATGCTGAAAAAGCCGATGGCAAACGCTATCTCGATGTTGTCGACTTGCACACTTATCCGTACTGGGCCCCCGAAAACTTGAACGCAAAGGACATGCTCAAGGCGAGCCTTGATGTCGCATGGAACGCTGACACACTCAACGCCTGGATGAACCGCTACCTCGAAGGTAAGCGTCGCGTGTTTCTCTCGGAATTCAGCACCTCCGTACAGGGTTCTCAAATTTGGATGGACTACCCGCAAGCTGCCGGCATAGCAAACATTTTCGCACAGTACGCCGTCCGCTTTGGCGACCGCTTCCAAGCGCTCCCGTGGGACGCCTTCGGCAACGTATTTGAAGGTCCTGACCACACATGGGGTACCATCAGCATGACCGCACTTTTGAAAGAAGGTTCATGGAACCGCTGGGCAAGCCTTGAGCCAACCGCAGAATATTTCGGTGTCTACATGGCATTCAAACGATTCCTCGAAAACGGCTACGCAGTGGTTCCTGTCAAGAGCACTACCGCAGATGTCGTTCCTTACGCCATTTGCAAAGGCAATAACTGCAACACACTCCTTATAAATTTGACCGACAGCAAGCAAGTCGTGCAAATCAATCGCAAGAGCGATAAGAAAAAAACAAACGGCGTACGCACCGAAATTGACGTATTCGGCGAAGATCAATTCAAGTGGATTGGCGATCAAAGAAACGCATACCCATATCCGAAAATGGGCCCGAGCGGTCGCCGTCTCGAAGGCAAAAACACCGACATCGAAATTCCTCCGTTCGGAACAGTTGTCGTCCGCATGAACCCGCCTGCACAGGCAAACAACGCCCCCGAAGTGCTCGCCATAGCGCTCGAAAAGAAGGTCATGACCGCAGGCGATACGCTCGACCTCTTCGTGACTGCTGTACAAGATGGCGGGGAACTCGCAGGAGCCGACATTCAAATTGACAAATGGGAAAAGAAACCGCTCACAATTCATGCTACGCCGGACGATGGCAAGTGGAATTCTTCTATCGAAAGTTTCCATGTCAAAATTCCTGTCACAGATAAAGTTATCAAGGAAGCTCAAGAACTCAAGATTACGCTTATCGGCAAGAACAAAAAGAAAGCAACCTTCAAAGTTCCGTTCCGCGTCCGCGGCGCTTACCGCACCACAAGCGTAATGCAGAACTTCGATAACGGTTTAGACAACGTATCGTGGTTCCCGGTCGTCAATGGCGACAACGCCACATCCATGGATGCAAAAATCATCAACGGCAATCCGCCACTCGGTGGTTATATCCGTCACGATTTTATCGTGGAGCAGCCTCCTGAGCTTGGCTGGCCGAACTACTCCGGTGCATACTATGCCATTCCGGAAGAAGTCAAAAAATCTGTCGGCATCGTTTTCGATTATGCAACAACACACAACAATCCACAAGGCTATATCGAACTGCAAATCATGTCAAGCCAAGTCGAAGACTATGATGAATTCATGATCCGTCTCAAGAACACGCATGGCAACTGGACTCGCGACACACTCATCTGGGAAAACATGCAACAAGAAGGTTGGGGCAAGACAATCCCGCAGCTCGACCCGACTAAAATCAAGAACTTCGCATTCCGCGCCCGCCATAGCGGCAAAGGATTCATCAGCCTCGACAACATCTACTTGCTCGGCGAGGATGGTAAGGAAGTTCCTATGCCCAGAGGGCTCCGCAGACTCAGGTAA
- a CDS encoding ribonuclease domain-containing protein, producing MNLKKFFKLYITVAISVFATACTTSAPEDNCKEVSYDNIQCYKYSHDECGNIICAQDAFNQADYFTSILKAVQESGKYTTRDSVAAYLCKFDKLPSNYVGKNEGQKLYESKTGKTFEKWNFNPWTTIGVMIGGDKFSNYASNASNYHATLPEGSYHEADVEYSAKNRGTKRLVYQSDCIIYYTADHYETFSKLEIQ from the coding sequence ATGAATCTAAAGAAATTTTTCAAGCTATACATCACAGTTGCAATTTCTGTCTTTGCAACTGCCTGCACAACGTCTGCACCAGAGGACAACTGCAAAGAAGTATCTTACGACAATATACAGTGTTATAAATATTCACACGATGAGTGCGGAAATATCATTTGTGCACAAGATGCGTTTAACCAAGCAGACTATTTCACTTCTATCCTTAAAGCCGTTCAAGAATCCGGCAAATACACCACACGTGATTCCGTTGCCGCGTACTTGTGCAAGTTCGACAAGCTGCCAAGCAATTACGTGGGCAAAAACGAGGGTCAAAAACTTTACGAATCGAAAACAGGCAAGACTTTCGAAAAGTGGAATTTCAACCCGTGGACAACCATCGGTGTGATGATTGGTGGCGACAAATTCAGCAATTACGCTTCAAACGCAAGCAACTATCATGCGACCTTGCCAGAAGGCTCTTATCACGAAGCCGATGTTGAATACTCCGCCAAAAATCGCGGCACCAAGCGTCTCGTCTATCAAAGCGACTGTATTATTTACTATACCGCAGATCATTACGAAACTTTTAGCAAGCTAGAAATTCAGTAA
- a CDS encoding acyltransferase produces the protein MNSILQLISKHRSAIMGFAILWIMLFHLRVPTDLTVIDFIRSVGYGGVDIFLFLSGFGLYYSLSRKNFDLKKYYKSRFFRILPEFWVVIGVVFLAQMDFSTRAIYQLICKATTLGYWIGYRDESWFISCIVFLYAIFPVYFKLFKKYGFKASFYFIGAGFSLMLIYALTCILCYNNKNYGGFIILTYARIPIFFIGAIFGHWAKDGCNIRLTKKLKTIGLAATFIATIILFIFQTYFFYALQTCSLAYLPYIIITPVFCILLAKFFDKFKTIDKIFTVFGLMSLELYLCHIFIYKLFFNFIDFLDKDSSNILTMLISFFAAYLLYIVNKKVLSRRTNIRIRP, from the coding sequence GTGAACAGTATACTTCAATTAATATCAAAACACAGAAGTGCCATAATGGGCTTTGCCATATTATGGATTATGCTGTTTCATTTGCGAGTCCCCACAGATTTAACAGTCATTGATTTTATCAGGTCCGTGGGTTATGGCGGCGTGGACATTTTTTTATTTTTATCCGGTTTCGGTCTATACTATTCCCTATCTAGAAAAAATTTTGATTTAAAGAAATATTACAAGAGCAGGTTTTTCCGTATTCTTCCAGAATTTTGGGTTGTGATTGGCGTTGTCTTTTTGGCGCAAATGGATTTTAGCACTAGGGCCATTTACCAATTGATATGCAAGGCAACGACACTGGGCTATTGGATTGGGTATCGTGACGAATCGTGGTTTATTTCTTGCATAGTGTTCCTATACGCAATATTCCCTGTTTACTTCAAGCTATTCAAAAAATACGGGTTCAAAGCATCGTTCTATTTTATCGGAGCAGGATTTTCTTTAATGTTAATCTACGCCTTAACTTGTATTCTTTGCTACAACAACAAGAACTACGGGGGATTCATTATATTGACTTACGCAAGAATCCCGATATTTTTCATAGGCGCTATTTTTGGTCACTGGGCAAAGGACGGATGTAATATAAGACTCACTAAAAAATTAAAAACTATAGGATTGGCCGCAACATTCATCGCAACAATTATTTTATTTATATTTCAGACCTATTTTTTCTACGCATTGCAAACTTGTTCCCTCGCCTACCTCCCCTACATTATCATAACGCCTGTTTTTTGCATTCTCCTTGCAAAATTTTTCGACAAATTCAAAACTATTGATAAAATATTTACGGTCTTTGGGCTAATGTCATTAGAATTGTATTTGTGCCACATATTTATATACAAATTATTTTTTAATTTTATAGACTTTCTCGACAAGGATTCTTCGAATATTCTCACCATGCTCATTTCATTTTTTGCAGCATACTTACTGTACATTGTCAATAAAAAAGTCTTGTCAAGAAGAACCAACATCAGAATCAGGCCTTGA
- a CDS encoding TIGR03905 family TSCPD domain-containing protein: protein MEEIFNTKGTCATTIQFTRDGDKIRNIRFTGGCNGNLKAIAKLCEGMTAEDIAAKLLGNTCGGKPTSCADQLAKAVLGREP from the coding sequence ATGGAAGAAATTTTCAATACTAAAGGCACGTGTGCCACGACGATTCAATTTACGCGCGATGGCGATAAAATCCGCAATATCCGTTTTACGGGCGGTTGCAATGGAAACCTCAAGGCGATTGCAAAGCTTTGCGAAGGCATGACCGCCGAAGACATTGCTGCTAAATTGCTCGGTAATACATGCGGTGGCAAGCCTACATCTTGCGCCGACCAGCTTGCTAAAGCCGTTCTCGGTCGAGAACCATAA
- a CDS encoding very short patch repair endonuclease codes for MKRCRQKRTPMNRSQMMQAVHSEDTKPEILVRRALFKAGFRYKLHRHDLPGSPDLFILKYGVVVFVNGCFWHQHGCKFTSRPKSNPEFWNAKFDNNIVRDIKTNWELSLQGYRVATVWECSIKYDFDRSIERLKAFIESDEETIEI; via the coding sequence ATGAAACGATGTCGCCAAAAACGTACCCCTATGAACCGCTCGCAGATGATGCAGGCGGTTCATTCCGAAGATACAAAGCCGGAAATTTTGGTACGCCGCGCACTTTTCAAGGCTGGTTTTCGCTACAAATTGCATCGGCATGATTTGCCGGGTTCGCCAGATTTGTTTATTCTAAAATATGGTGTGGTTGTGTTTGTAAACGGGTGCTTTTGGCACCAGCATGGTTGCAAATTTACGAGCCGCCCTAAGAGCAATCCTGAATTTTGGAATGCAAAATTTGACAACAATATCGTTCGTGATATCAAGACGAATTGGGAACTTTCGTTACAGGGCTATCGCGTGGCGACTGTTTGGGAATGTTCTATCAAATACGATTTTGACCGTTCCATAGAGCGCCTCAAGGCGTTTATTGAAAGCGACGAAGAAACGATTGAGATTTAA
- a CDS encoding glycosyl hydrolase family 8 has product MRSSKIISFMTVFGLSAFVYAANANTPTQFFDKDGAYYGPDCDETNYKGAYYTGDYTSPFKTVLGKTDEDIQKKLDQLWNHYFGGQADKTVYYEDRDGGYIVDINNNDIRSEGMSYGMMIAVQTNHKDEFKKLWNWAKSHLWHDPARGGNGYFSWQANRDGSTRDQGNAPDGEIYFMMSLLFAANRWDNADYMKDAQTILKACWKGNGNSLYSEQSYIATFQPTDGNNTWGDASYSLPAFVDLFSRWSDTNKDKWLKATKATRDHIYNSANSKSGLCTDYSNFDGTPHYAFGNNSKRYSFDAIRCPMNYGMDYYLFGADAERQTKIAKLITDFFEKDDYRHGHFEWDGSDPTGAFTIGQAGANAVATYALLDVPEYKDLVKKVLQKAWDAKPIVGNERYYDGLVHYLAMLHLTGNFKIWKPKPKNVKEKTEPAGEYNGATYKEGDTIDAFEDCELYKITFVKGAEEKKDSTDALKSLDLRVGQFKMERNYNLKGCKVNSEKAARGAYYGRIVPVK; this is encoded by the coding sequence ATGAGGAGTTCAAAGATCATTTCGTTCATGACCGTTTTCGGTCTAAGTGCATTCGTGTATGCAGCGAATGCCAACACCCCAACCCAATTCTTCGACAAGGATGGAGCCTATTATGGCCCGGATTGCGATGAGACCAATTACAAGGGCGCTTATTACACAGGCGATTACACAAGCCCTTTCAAGACGGTCCTAGGCAAAACCGATGAAGATATACAAAAGAAGTTGGACCAATTGTGGAATCACTACTTCGGGGGACAAGCGGATAAAACAGTTTATTACGAAGACCGCGACGGTGGCTACATCGTCGATATCAACAACAACGATATTCGTTCCGAAGGTATGTCGTACGGTATGATGATTGCGGTGCAGACAAACCATAAAGATGAATTCAAAAAACTTTGGAATTGGGCCAAAAGTCATTTGTGGCACGATCCCGCCAGAGGTGGCAACGGCTATTTCTCTTGGCAAGCGAATCGTGATGGTTCTACACGTGATCAGGGAAATGCGCCCGATGGCGAAATCTATTTTATGATGTCGCTTTTGTTTGCTGCAAACCGTTGGGACAATGCTGACTACATGAAGGACGCGCAAACAATTTTGAAAGCTTGTTGGAAAGGCAATGGCAATTCTTTGTATAGCGAACAGTCCTATATTGCTACGTTCCAGCCAACTGATGGCAACAACACTTGGGGCGATGCTTCTTACAGTTTGCCGGCATTCGTTGATTTGTTTAGCCGTTGGTCTGATACCAATAAGGATAAGTGGCTGAAGGCAACAAAGGCTACGCGAGACCACATTTACAATTCCGCAAACTCTAAATCGGGATTGTGCACCGATTACAGCAACTTTGACGGAACGCCGCATTATGCGTTTGGCAATAATTCGAAGCGATATTCGTTCGATGCCATTCGCTGCCCCATGAATTATGGCATGGATTACTATTTGTTCGGTGCGGATGCAGAACGTCAAACGAAAATTGCGAAGCTCATTACAGATTTCTTTGAAAAGGATGATTACAGACATGGCCATTTTGAATGGGACGGCTCTGATCCGACAGGTGCATTCACGATTGGGCAGGCTGGTGCAAATGCCGTGGCGACTTACGCCTTGCTCGACGTACCCGAATATAAGGATTTGGTCAAGAAGGTATTGCAGAAGGCATGGGATGCAAAGCCCATCGTAGGCAACGAACGTTACTATGACGGTTTGGTGCATTACCTGGCTATGCTCCATTTGACGGGAAACTTCAAGATTTGGAAACCCAAGCCAAAGAATGTCAAGGAAAAAACAGAACCCGCGGGTGAATACAATGGCGCTACGTATAAAGAAGGCGATACCATTGACGCATTCGAAGATTGTGAACTTTACAAGATTACGTTTGTCAAGGGCGCTGAAGAGAAAAAGGATTCTACGGATGCTTTGAAAAGCTTGGACTTGCGTGTGGGACAATTCAAGATGGAACGTAATTACAACCTCAAGGGTTGCAAGGTCAATAGTGAAAAGGCTGCTCGTGGTGCTTACTACGGAAGGATTGTTCCGGTAAAGTAA
- a CDS encoding bile acid:sodium symporter family protein, with the protein MRFLEKISEFVGKWMAVVVLVIAALSLFIPKSTLWIELSWVNYLLMVVMFGMGLTLKLSDFALVFMRPKEITIGCAAQFIVMPVLAFLLSKIFGLDAALMAGVVLVGTCPGGTSSNVITYLSKGDVALSVGMTSVNTLLAPVLTPAITYLLLRTTVNVDVMAMFLSIVKVVIVPIALGFVINKFFGKWTARAIKVLPLVSVVAIAMIVAAVVSHNAAKILSTGFIVFAVVILHNLLGYGCGFGLGKLLKFSTPKTKALSIEIGMQNSGLATSLAATAFSGLAMATVPGAIFSVWHNISGAILANVYRRKE; encoded by the coding sequence ATGCGCTTTCTTGAAAAAATCAGTGAATTTGTGGGTAAGTGGATGGCCGTTGTTGTGCTTGTGATTGCGGCTCTTTCGCTGTTCATTCCGAAATCGACATTATGGATTGAGCTCTCGTGGGTGAATTACCTGCTGATGGTTGTGATGTTTGGCATGGGGCTTACACTCAAGTTGAGCGACTTTGCTCTGGTGTTTATGCGACCCAAAGAAATTACGATTGGATGTGCGGCGCAGTTTATCGTGATGCCGGTGCTCGCGTTTCTACTTTCCAAGATTTTTGGCCTTGATGCAGCGCTGATGGCGGGTGTGGTTCTCGTAGGCACGTGCCCGGGAGGCACTTCGAGTAACGTTATCACTTACCTTTCAAAAGGCGACGTGGCACTCTCTGTGGGTATGACAAGCGTGAATACGCTGCTCGCTCCCGTGCTGACTCCGGCAATTACCTATTTACTGCTCCGCACGACGGTGAACGTCGATGTGATGGCAATGTTCCTTTCCATCGTGAAGGTCGTCATCGTGCCGATTGCGTTAGGGTTTGTTATCAACAAATTCTTTGGCAAATGGACGGCGCGGGCGATTAAAGTTTTGCCGCTCGTTTCCGTGGTTGCCATCGCGATGATTGTTGCGGCCGTCGTTTCGCATAACGCTGCGAAGATTCTTTCGACCGGTTTTATCGTGTTCGCGGTGGTGATTTTGCACAACCTGCTCGGTTACGGCTGCGGCTTTGGCCTTGGAAAATTGCTGAAATTCTCGACGCCCAAGACAAAAGCGCTCTCCATTGAAATCGGCATGCAGAATTCAGGGCTTGCCACAAGCCTTGCGGCGACTGCGTTCTCGGGCCTTGCCATGGCTACAGTCCCCGGTGCCATATTCTCTGTATGGCACAATATCTCCGGCGCAATCCTCGCGAACGTTTATCGTAGAAAAGAATAA
- a CDS encoding phosphatase PAP2 family protein — translation MITLLQKSVFALAICGATLCSFAADAKPYVKADALPNALNFYPAPPETTSVQFMYDISQYMWGKAMRADSARAALAVAQAVETIEDMAKMFSEPFGMEISAKKTPAIMNMLERGIRTLKQVGSLPKRHYMRRRPYDRFNESTLVPAEEERLRTNGSYPSGHTVRAWSMALLLIEVNPAAQDALLKYAYEWGQSRVIAGFHWQSDVDASKVLVSGAFASLHNDETFLADMKKARAEFKKLSAKKK, via the coding sequence ATGATTACACTTCTCCAAAAATCTGTTTTCGCTCTTGCCATTTGCGGAGCAACTCTTTGCAGTTTTGCGGCAGACGCAAAGCCATACGTCAAGGCAGACGCGCTCCCGAACGCACTCAACTTCTACCCAGCACCGCCCGAAACAACGTCCGTCCAGTTCATGTACGACATCTCGCAATACATGTGGGGCAAAGCGATGCGAGCGGATTCCGCACGTGCCGCCCTGGCCGTGGCACAGGCGGTAGAAACGATCGAGGACATGGCCAAGATGTTCAGCGAACCTTTTGGCATGGAAATTTCGGCAAAGAAGACGCCCGCCATCATGAACATGCTCGAACGCGGAATCCGGACGCTTAAGCAGGTGGGGAGCCTGCCCAAGAGGCATTACATGAGGCGCCGCCCCTATGACCGCTTCAACGAATCGACTCTTGTCCCTGCCGAAGAAGAGCGGCTGAGAACGAATGGCTCCTACCCGTCGGGACATACCGTTCGCGCCTGGTCAATGGCGTTGCTCTTGATCGAGGTGAACCCCGCTGCACAAGATGCGTTGTTGAAGTACGCTTATGAATGGGGACAAAGCCGCGTGATTGCTGGATTCCACTGGCAAAGCGATGTTGATGCCTCCAAGGTTCTTGTTTCAGGAGCGTTTGCAAGTTTGCACAACGACGAGACTTTCCTTGCCGATATGAAAAAGGCACGAGCCGAATTCAAGAAGTTATCTGCAAAGAAGAAGTAA
- a CDS encoding GNAT family N-acetyltransferase — MSITYKNTHEFTEQDLKDLFLSVEWSSGHFPDKLVVAMKNFKTVISAWDGETLVGMICAMDDGIMNAYVHYLLVRPEYQGQSIGKELVERVKEIYKNYLRVVVVAYNEELAFYEHCGFKKADDASPMFITSLWT; from the coding sequence ATGAGCATTACTTATAAAAACACTCACGAATTCACTGAACAGGATTTAAAAGACCTGTTCCTTTCCGTTGAATGGTCATCGGGACATTTCCCCGATAAGCTCGTGGTCGCGATGAAGAATTTCAAAACCGTCATTTCGGCTTGGGACGGCGAAACGCTCGTCGGCATGATTTGCGCTATGGACGACGGCATCATGAACGCCTACGTGCATTACCTGCTCGTGCGCCCCGAATACCAGGGCCAAAGCATCGGCAAGGAACTCGTGGAACGTGTCAAGGAAATCTACAAGAACTACCTGCGCGTAGTCGTGGTCGCCTACAACGAAGAACTCGCCTTCTATGAGCATTGCGGTTTCAAGAAAGCCGACGACGCAAGCCCTATGTTCATTACCAGCTTGTGGACGTAG
- a CDS encoding GyrI-like domain-containing protein, producing the protein MPFDFKKEFKEFYLPKNKPEIVTVPKANFITVRGKGDPNEEGGAYQRALNVLYAVAYTLKMSYKTDYKIEGFFEYVVPPLEGFWWQDGVDGVNYSDKSSFNWISAIRLPDFVTQKDFDWAVETAAKKKKLDCLLAKFETIDEGLCVQMMHLGSYDDEPASVKLMDDFIAKNGYVNDINGDRLHHEIYLSDPRKTAPEKWKTVIRHPIKKV; encoded by the coding sequence ATGCCATTTGATTTTAAAAAAGAATTCAAGGAATTTTATCTGCCGAAGAACAAACCGGAAATCGTCACGGTGCCGAAAGCGAACTTTATTACTGTTCGCGGCAAGGGTGACCCGAATGAAGAAGGTGGTGCTTATCAGCGTGCTTTGAACGTACTTTATGCGGTTGCATACACTCTTAAAATGAGTTACAAGACGGACTATAAAATCGAAGGCTTCTTTGAATATGTCGTTCCGCCGCTGGAAGGTTTCTGGTGGCAAGACGGAGTCGATGGTGTTAATTACTCCGACAAGTCTTCGTTCAATTGGATTTCTGCAATTCGCCTGCCAGATTTTGTAACGCAAAAAGATTTTGATTGGGCTGTAGAAACAGCAGCGAAAAAGAAAAAACTTGATTGCTTGCTCGCAAAATTTGAAACTATAGACGAAGGTCTGTGTGTACAAATGATGCATCTCGGTTCTTATGATGATGAACCCGCTAGCGTAAAGCTCATGGATGATTTTATTGCGAAAAATGGCTACGTGAACGACATAAATGGCGACCGCCTTCATCATGAAATTTATCTTTCCGATCCGCGAAAAACTGCGCCAGAAAAGTGGAAAACTGTGATTCGTCACCCGATCAAGAAGGTGTAA